Within the Saccharopolyspora gloriosae genome, the region GGAGACGACGCTGAGCAAGGGCGAGCAGGACCTGCTCAACCCGATCGGCGTGAACTGCGTGCGCGCCTTCGCGGGGCGCGGCATCCGGATCTGGGGTGCGCGCACGCTGTCCTCGGACCCGGCGTGGCGGTACCTGAACGTGCGGCGGCTGTTCAACTACCTGGAGGAGTCGATCCTGCTCGGCACCCAGTGGGTCGTGTTCGAGCCGAACGACGACCGGTTGTGGTCCAGCATCCGCCGCAACATCGGCGCGTTCCTCACCCAGACCTGGCGCGACGGCGCACTGTTCGGCCGCACCCCCGCCGAAGCGTTCTACGTGAAGTGCGACCGGGACAACAACCCGCAGGAATCCATCGACCTCGGCCAGGTCGTCTGCGAAATCGGGGTGGCGCCGGTGAAGCCCGCCGAGTTCGTCATCTTCCGGTTGTCCCAGTACTCCGACAGTTCCAGCCTGCTCAGCGAATGATCGGCGCGCATCGGAAGGCGTTGAGGAGTTCTTTCAGAGGGTTCTTGTCTGTGTCTTGTCAGCGGCGGAGCCGATGAGCAGTGACCAGCTTGAGCAAGCCGACCACCGGCGGGTTCTCAGCGGCTTCCTCGCGAGGACGGCGACCTCGCCGCGTTCGGCATACGTCAGAAATCCATCCCGCAGCGAGGAAGCCGCTGAGGTTCCGCTGAGTGACCCACTACGCAGATCATTCCGAAAGGACTCATGACTCATGGCAGAAGGCGACAGTCTTTCGGTTCACCGGTTCGGTGTGCAGCTGGGCGGTGTGACGGTCGAGTCCATCAAGGAGATCAGCGGGCTCGTCGTCGAGCAGGACGTGGTCGAGACCCAGCAGGTCACCGACACCGGCAAGATGATGAACAAGAAGCAGCCCGGCGGCCACAAGGGCGGCGAGGTGACGATCACCCGCGGCATGGACAAGAGCTCCGAGTTCACCGAGTGGATCAAGAAGACGCTCAACGACGGTGAAGTCGAGGACGCGCGGGAGAACCTCACCATCGAGGTGATGGAACCGAACGGTTCCACGGTTCGCCGCATCCAGCTCTACGACGCGTGGATCAGCAAGTGGGAAGGCCCGGACCTCAACGCGGGGGAATCCAACGCCGCCACCGAGAAGGCCACCGTCACCTTCGAGCGGATCGAGGTCGAATGAGACGGCGCATCAACTCGCTCGGCGACCTCGACCAGCTCGGCGGCAAGAACGCGGGCGCGGCGACGGACACCGCCGAGCGACCGGCGCCGCAGGCTCCGCACAACGAGTTCGAGTTCGAGCTGCCGCGCGGCTACCTGCACACCGACGGCACGGTGCACCGGCAC harbors:
- a CDS encoding phage tail protein, which gives rise to MAEGDSLSVHRFGVQLGGVTVESIKEISGLVVEQDVVETQQVTDTGKMMNKKQPGGHKGGEVTITRGMDKSSEFTEWIKKTLNDGEVEDARENLTIEVMEPNGSTVRRIQLYDAWISKWEGPDLNAGESNAATEKATVTFERIEVE